The following are encoded in a window of Fimbriimonadaceae bacterium genomic DNA:
- a CDS encoding SDR family NAD(P)-dependent oxidoreductase: MNWSGRRVLVTGAGGFIGSHLAERLVEEGASVRAFVHYNGAGRRGWLDSSPHADAMEFVAGDVADQESVWAAVSGCDTVFHLAALIAIPYSYVAPRSYVRTNVEGTLNVMEACRRLDVGRVVHTSTSEVYGTALHVPIDEEHPLQGQSPYSASKIGADKVAESYHLSFGLPVVTVRPFNTYGPRQSARAVIPTIISQCLAGQTVKLGNLDPTRDLNFVTDTASGFLAAASADNASGQTFNIGTGREISIGDLARLIGEIAGRPVDITTDAQRVRRTGSEVERLLADTTKSKRELGWSSKVTLEEGLARTIEWLRANQGHYRAGVYAV; this comes from the coding sequence TTGAACTGGTCAGGACGCCGCGTCTTGGTGACGGGGGCGGGCGGGTTCATCGGCAGCCATTTGGCCGAGCGGCTCGTCGAGGAAGGCGCGTCAGTCCGGGCCTTCGTCCACTACAACGGCGCGGGACGTCGAGGTTGGCTGGACAGTTCTCCACATGCCGATGCGATGGAGTTTGTCGCCGGTGACGTCGCCGACCAAGAGTCGGTCTGGGCCGCCGTCAGCGGGTGTGACACCGTGTTCCACCTGGCCGCGTTGATCGCGATCCCCTACTCCTACGTCGCTCCCCGCTCCTACGTCCGGACCAACGTCGAGGGGACCCTGAACGTCATGGAGGCCTGTCGCCGACTCGACGTCGGCCGGGTCGTCCACACTTCGACGAGCGAGGTCTACGGCACTGCCCTCCACGTGCCCATCGACGAAGAACACCCCCTTCAGGGCCAGTCACCCTATTCGGCCAGCAAGATCGGGGCGGACAAGGTCGCCGAGTCCTACCACCTCTCCTTCGGCCTGCCCGTCGTCACGGTGCGGCCCTTCAACACCTACGGCCCGCGCCAGTCAGCCCGGGCGGTGATCCCCACGATCATCTCCCAGTGCCTTGCCGGGCAGACGGTCAAGCTGGGCAACCTCGACCCGACCCGCGACCTCAATTTCGTCACCGACACGGCGTCCGGGTTCCTCGCCGCCGCGTCGGCGGACAACGCCTCCGGCCAGACCTTCAATATTGGGACCGGCCGCGAGATCAGCATCGGCGACCTCGCTCGCTTGATCGGTGAGATCGCGGGACGACCCGTCGACATCACGACCGACGCCCAGCGTGTCCGCCGCACCGGCAGTGAAGTCGAGCGGTTGCTGGCCGACACCACCAAGTCCAAGCGCGAACTCGGCTGGTCGTCCAAGGTCACTCTGGAGGAGGGGCTGGCGCGGACCATCGAATGGCTGCGTGCCAACCAGGGCCACTACCGCGCGGGTGTCTATGCCGTCTGA
- a CDS encoding SLBB domain-containing protein, with translation MQALALIALVMAGGGVQNRPQTVPPGIKLKIGDSFQVIVDGFSEYTRSYSILPDGTVLGYGFDRFVADGLTVDQIKAHVTKGLVKIIKDPHITVLIDSIRPLFVYVTSVTGQVIGPLTYVPDMTLRQVAALVVVPDRKEDYEVRVFREGKLIVKVPFIDVINGSSADGALEMKPQDVVSVLDRPVIRVWATGAVKQPAMYRVVEGTTAQQLLVQSGGVKENLENTNFYTVKLRRGPQMMDVDVSSTAKGLPLEPGDTLFVDTPKTLQITIGGEIVTAGERRVREGTNLMQVIESSGGISGGGSYENVLVFRKGETYIIDTGKILSEGKLVDFTVQDGDIIWVQLNLKRVTLLGEVQAPGALPLRPGFVMRLSDAIAAKGGIGPNGSQRHVFLGRKQPDGTMKVTEFHLDLFLKNGDLTQNPVLEPGDVIMVGQPKGLTIQGATQALQSFLILETIIRR, from the coding sequence GTGCAGGCGCTTGCGTTGATTGCCCTGGTGATGGCGGGAGGCGGTGTCCAAAACCGGCCCCAGACGGTGCCGCCGGGAATCAAGCTGAAGATCGGCGACTCGTTCCAGGTCATCGTCGACGGGTTCTCCGAATACACCCGCTCGTATTCGATCCTGCCCGACGGCACGGTCTTGGGCTACGGCTTCGACCGGTTTGTCGCCGACGGCCTGACGGTGGACCAGATCAAAGCCCACGTCACGAAAGGTTTGGTCAAGATCATCAAAGACCCTCACATCACGGTCCTGATCGACTCGATCCGTCCCCTGTTCGTGTACGTCACATCGGTGACGGGCCAGGTGATCGGCCCGCTGACCTATGTCCCCGACATGACCCTGCGCCAGGTCGCCGCCTTGGTCGTCGTCCCCGACCGGAAGGAGGACTACGAGGTCAGGGTCTTCCGCGAAGGCAAACTGATCGTCAAGGTCCCCTTCATCGACGTCATCAACGGTTCGAGCGCGGACGGGGCCCTGGAGATGAAGCCGCAAGACGTGGTGTCGGTGCTCGACCGGCCCGTCATCCGGGTCTGGGCGACCGGAGCGGTCAAGCAACCGGCCATGTACCGGGTCGTCGAGGGCACCACCGCCCAACAACTCCTTGTCCAAAGCGGCGGGGTCAAGGAAAACCTCGAAAACACCAACTTCTACACCGTCAAGCTCCGGCGCGGGCCCCAGATGATGGACGTCGACGTGTCGTCCACGGCCAAAGGGTTGCCCCTGGAGCCCGGAGACACCCTCTTCGTCGACACCCCCAAGACCTTGCAGATCACGATCGGCGGCGAGATCGTGACGGCCGGTGAGCGTCGCGTCCGCGAGGGCACCAACTTGATGCAGGTCATCGAAAGCTCCGGCGGCATCAGTGGCGGCGGCAGCTACGAGAACGTCCTTGTCTTCCGCAAGGGCGAGACCTACATCATCGACACCGGCAAGATCCTCTCCGAAGGCAAACTCGTCGATTTCACCGTCCAAGACGGCGACATCATCTGGGTCCAGCTCAACCTCAAGCGCGTCACCTTGCTCGGCGAAGTCCAGGCCCCTGGGGCGTTGCCCCTGCGTCCGGGCTTTGTGATGCGGCTCTCCGACGCCATCGCCGCCAAGGGCGGGATCGGGCCGAACGGCAGCCAACGGCACGTCTTCCTGGGCCGCAAGCAACCGGACGGGACGATGAAGGTCACCGAGTTCCACCTCGACCTTTTCCTGAAGAACGGTGACTTGACCCAAAACCCCGTCCTCGAACCAGGCGACGTCATCATGGTCGGCCAACCTAAGGGCCTGACCATCCAGGGCGCGACCCAGGCCCTCCAGTCGTTCCTGATCCTTGAGACCATCATCCGGCGCTGA
- the neuB gene encoding N-acetylneuraminate synthase encodes MSCFIIAEAGVNHNGSLDLAMKLVDVAADSGADAVKFQTFSADRLVTKSARKAAYQAETTGAGNQYEMLKALELTADDFRQLARHCRERHVEFMSTPFDLEDADLLADIGVRAFKTPSGELTNLPYLEHVARKGKPMYVSTGMADLGEVERAVSVVRSAGNDDLTLLHCVSSYPAPFDQVNLNAMATMELAFGAPVGFSDHTQGIEACVAATAVGAACLEKHFTLDRSLPGPDHQASLEPDELRRLVTAVRNVEAALGDGVKRRMPCEEDTARVARRSVTLSRPVSSGHVLGASDLVLRRPGDGVTPDRMSECVGRTVARDLPEGATLQWADLK; translated from the coding sequence GTGAGCTGCTTCATCATCGCCGAGGCCGGGGTGAACCACAACGGATCGCTTGACTTGGCCATGAAGCTGGTCGACGTCGCCGCCGACTCTGGGGCGGACGCGGTCAAGTTCCAGACGTTCAGTGCCGACCGGCTGGTGACCAAATCGGCCCGCAAGGCGGCGTACCAGGCCGAGACCACCGGCGCGGGCAACCAATACGAGATGCTCAAGGCCCTGGAACTGACCGCCGACGACTTCCGACAGCTCGCCCGCCACTGCCGCGAACGCCATGTCGAGTTCATGTCCACCCCGTTCGACCTGGAAGACGCCGACCTGCTCGCCGACATCGGCGTGCGGGCCTTCAAGACACCGAGCGGCGAACTGACCAACCTCCCCTATTTGGAGCACGTGGCGCGGAAAGGCAAGCCCATGTACGTCTCCACCGGCATGGCCGACCTCGGCGAGGTCGAACGCGCCGTCTCAGTGGTCCGCTCTGCCGGTAACGACGATCTCACCCTGCTCCACTGTGTCAGTTCCTACCCGGCCCCGTTCGACCAGGTGAACCTCAACGCGATGGCGACGATGGAGTTGGCCTTTGGCGCACCTGTCGGGTTCAGCGACCACACCCAAGGCATCGAGGCGTGCGTGGCCGCCACCGCTGTCGGGGCCGCGTGTCTGGAAAAGCACTTCACCTTGGACCGGAGCCTGCCCGGACCCGACCACCAAGCGTCGCTCGAGCCTGACGAGTTGAGGCGGCTGGTCACGGCGGTCAGGAATGTCGAGGCGGCCCTGGGCGACGGGGTCAAGCGACGGATGCCGTGCGAAGAAGACACTGCGCGGGTCGCGCGCCGGAGCGTCACCCTGTCGCGTCCAGTAAGCTCCGGGCACGTACTGGGCGCAAGCGACCTTGTCCTACGCCGCCCCGGCGACGGCGTCACGCCTGACCGGATGTCGGAATGCGTGGGGCGGACGGTCGCCCGTGACCTGCCCGAAGGAGCAACCCTCCAGTGGGCCGACCTGAAATGA
- a CDS encoding SDR family oxidoreductase, with protein sequence MSDVRDLMSLDGRVALVTGGDGHLGRVVCTTLRGLGAHVVALDRAASEGVVACDLADQGAVEAVTRQVTADHGRLDVVVHCAAFVGTTKLPGWAEPAESQSAEVWGQALAVNVSSLFTIVQTARPFLAASGKGSVVAVSSIYGKHGPDMRLYEGTSMGNPAGYGVTKGGLEQLVRHMAVTMAPDVRVNTISPGGIFRGQPSTFVERYEQRTPMRRMATEADMAGAVAYLCTDLSLYVTGIDIPVDGGWGAW encoded by the coding sequence ATGAGCGACGTCCGCGACCTTATGTCCCTCGACGGCCGGGTGGCGTTGGTCACCGGCGGGGACGGCCACTTGGGCCGGGTCGTCTGCACGACCTTACGCGGATTGGGTGCCCACGTCGTCGCCCTGGACCGCGCCGCCTCCGAGGGCGTCGTCGCCTGTGACTTGGCCGACCAGGGCGCCGTCGAAGCCGTCACCCGGCAGGTGACCGCCGACCACGGCCGGCTCGACGTCGTCGTCCATTGCGCCGCGTTTGTGGGCACCACCAAGCTGCCGGGATGGGCCGAACCGGCCGAGTCCCAGTCTGCCGAGGTCTGGGGGCAGGCCCTGGCCGTCAACGTCAGTTCGCTTTTCACCATCGTCCAGACCGCCCGGCCCTTCCTCGCCGCCAGTGGCAAGGGTTCAGTTGTGGCGGTGTCGTCGATCTACGGCAAGCACGGCCCCGACATGCGCCTTTACGAAGGGACGTCGATGGGCAACCCGGCTGGATACGGGGTCACCAAGGGGGGCCTTGAGCAACTCGTCCGCCACATGGCGGTCACGATGGCGCCCGACGTCCGTGTCAACACGATCAGCCCCGGCGGCATCTTCCGCGGCCAGCCCAGCACCTTTGTGGAACGCTACGAGCAACGCACCCCCATGCGGCGTATGGCCACCGAAGCCGACATGGCCGGTGCGGTCGCCTACCTTTGCACCGACCTTTCCCTCTACGTGACGGGGATCGACATCCCGGTGGACGGCGGCTGGGGGGCCTGGTGA
- the neuC gene encoding UDP-N-acetylglucosamine 2-epimerase (hydrolyzing), with product MGRPEMRRVGAVTVARSDYGLYTPVFDEVLARGMDLGVVAAAAHLSPRFGHTVDQIVADGYPVVERLDFTPEDDSPAVVAAAAGRATAMFAEAFARQGFDILLLLGDRYEMHAAGVAAVPLLLPLAHIHGGEETTGAIDNVYRHSLTKLAHLHFASTESHARRIRQMGEEDWRVTVSGAPAVDRIMRAGPVPLEQVEARLGHAFPEGSVVATFHPVTTEPGEAESQAETFLRALKRFGRPVVLTMPNADPGGLAVRRVVARWAGEPWLHIHENLGAKFYVGVMSHAGVMAGNSSSGIIEAASFGLPVVNVGDRQQGRERSGNVIDVPCQEEPLLAALHQAATDPALRGCQNIYGDGQAARRIVDVLESVTLGPGLIKKPFVDRL from the coding sequence GTGGGCCGACCTGAAATGAGGCGTGTCGGCGCGGTCACCGTCGCCCGGAGCGACTACGGGCTCTACACCCCGGTCTTTGACGAGGTCCTGGCGCGCGGCATGGACCTCGGCGTCGTGGCGGCCGCCGCCCACCTCAGCCCTCGGTTCGGCCACACCGTCGACCAGATCGTGGCCGACGGCTATCCGGTCGTCGAACGCCTCGACTTCACGCCGGAAGACGACTCGCCGGCAGTGGTCGCGGCGGCGGCGGGCCGGGCCACCGCGATGTTCGCGGAAGCCTTCGCCCGCCAAGGGTTCGACATCCTCCTCCTGCTCGGCGACCGCTACGAAATGCACGCGGCGGGCGTGGCGGCCGTCCCCCTCTTGCTCCCCCTCGCCCACATCCACGGGGGAGAGGAGACCACGGGGGCGATCGACAACGTGTACCGGCACAGCCTGACCAAGCTGGCCCACCTTCACTTTGCCAGCACCGAGTCCCATGCCCGGCGCATCCGGCAAATGGGCGAGGAGGACTGGCGGGTGACCGTCAGTGGCGCCCCGGCGGTCGACCGCATCATGCGCGCCGGTCCGGTGCCCTTGGAACAGGTGGAGGCCCGACTGGGGCATGCGTTCCCAGAGGGTTCGGTCGTCGCGACGTTCCACCCCGTCACGACCGAGCCCGGTGAGGCCGAGAGTCAAGCGGAGACCTTCCTGCGCGCCCTCAAACGGTTTGGAAGGCCGGTCGTCTTGACCATGCCCAACGCCGACCCGGGCGGGCTGGCCGTGCGTCGTGTGGTGGCCCGATGGGCCGGGGAACCTTGGCTTCACATCCACGAGAACTTGGGGGCCAAGTTCTATGTCGGCGTGATGTCCCATGCAGGGGTCATGGCGGGCAACTCCTCCAGCGGCATCATCGAGGCGGCGTCCTTTGGCCTGCCCGTCGTGAACGTCGGTGACCGCCAACAGGGCCGGGAGAGGAGTGGCAACGTCATCGACGTCCCATGTCAGGAAGAGCCCCTGCTCGCCGCCCTCCACCAGGCCGCCACAGACCCTGCGCTCAGGGGATGTCAGAACATCTACGGCGACGGCCAGGCGGCACGGCGCATCGTCGACGTTTTAGAGTCGGTCACGCTGGGACCTGGACTCATCAAGAAGCCGTTTGTCGACCGTTTGTAA
- a CDS encoding nucleotidyltransferase family protein: protein MINRNTTGIAIVVDADQRLVRTVTDGDIRRAILSGARLDVPIAKLPTHFPSQVAVTARQGTSDKDMLALMRERQVQQLPVLDEDDRLAGVVTMHDLVPEPPPTLGAVVMAGGFGTRMRPLTSDLPKPMLPIGDRPLLERIVSQLRESGIREVSLTTHYLPEIIEAHFGDGSQFGVTINYVNEQTPLGTAGALRLLDRPTFPLLVINGDILTNVDFRWMKRFHEEHQADLTLAVRPHETTIPYGVVETDGPILTSLVEKPTVRHFVNAGIYLLGERAFDHIGDDGRLDMTQLVDAMLAVGRRVATFPLTEYWIDIGQMSDYERAQTDFANGVIAL from the coding sequence ATGATCAACCGGAACACCACGGGGATCGCCATCGTGGTGGACGCCGACCAGCGACTCGTGCGCACGGTGACCGACGGTGACATTCGCCGCGCCATCCTCTCTGGGGCCCGACTGGACGTCCCGATCGCCAAGCTTCCCACCCACTTCCCGAGCCAAGTCGCCGTCACCGCCCGGCAGGGCACCAGCGACAAGGACATGCTCGCCCTGATGCGCGAGCGACAGGTGCAGCAGTTACCCGTCCTTGACGAGGATGACCGCCTTGCCGGCGTCGTCACCATGCACGACCTCGTCCCGGAGCCTCCGCCGACGCTGGGGGCGGTGGTCATGGCGGGCGGCTTCGGCACCCGCATGCGGCCGCTGACGAGCGACCTCCCTAAGCCGATGTTGCCCATCGGCGACCGACCGCTGTTGGAGCGGATCGTCTCCCAACTGCGCGAGTCCGGCATCCGCGAAGTCAGCCTGACCACCCACTACCTGCCCGAGATCATCGAGGCCCACTTTGGGGACGGCAGCCAGTTTGGCGTGACGATCAACTACGTCAACGAACAGACCCCTCTCGGCACCGCGGGGGCCCTCCGGCTTCTGGACCGGCCCACCTTCCCGTTGCTCGTGATCAACGGTGACATCCTGACGAACGTCGATTTCCGCTGGATGAAGCGGTTCCACGAGGAGCATCAGGCCGACCTCACCCTCGCCGTGCGCCCACATGAGACGACCATCCCATATGGCGTGGTCGAGACGGACGGCCCCATCCTCACCTCGCTTGTCGAGAAGCCGACGGTCCGCCACTTTGTCAACGCCGGCATTTATCTGCTCGGCGAGAGGGCGTTTGACCACATCGGCGACGACGGGCGCCTGGATATGACGCAGTTGGTGGACGCCATGCTCGCCGTCGGGCGGCGGGTCGCCACGTTCCCCCTTACCGAATACTGGATCGACATTGGCCAAATGAGTGACTACGAACGCGCCCAAACTGACTTCGCCAACGGGGTCATCGCCCTTTGA
- a CDS encoding polysaccharide biosynthesis protein, producing MKTPPQDTRFVWTVVRDVVLIVLAVSLASLLRGGPVYDSARVAGFGWTLLAAGLSGLLVTVWRRTYRPNVGFLGMSDLLELGGVAVSTVVSCLVVFAFSGKSPASGHLAMSFLAGFFSYTFLVAVRMPLKSLFPKQKAAQGRAALIVGAGGAGDILFRELRASTNHGLRVLGFVDDDPKKIGGRMHGLPVYGPLTLVKRLVDDLGVTDILVAVPSASPSDQQRLLAACAATGARVRMMPSISMLVAGDREMLPIMRRVDVEDLLQRRSVETSPAVAARYVSGETVLITGGGGSIGSELARQVAALSPANLVLLGKGENSIFEIEQELRHQGLFIPTPVICDVRDRQAVETVFRQFRPTIVFHAAAHKHVPLMEAMPVEAVRNNVFGTLNLAEAAVRHGVKRFILVSTDKAVNPGNVMGATKRVAEMVVGAMSERSDTRFAAVRFGNVLGSRGSLIPILRKQIERGGPVTITHPDMTRYFMTIPEAAQLIVQAGAAGSNGDVFILDMGEPVKIIDVAYDLVRKHGLEPGRDIEIKYIGVRPGEKMHEELSYAAEEITPCENPKILRVSDPNTTGWAVLRPQLDMLAGLCDEGDADRVRAFLLDLAWGKNLPPVETQSPS from the coding sequence ATGAAGACCCCTCCCCAAGACACCAGGTTTGTTTGGACCGTCGTCCGCGACGTCGTCCTGATTGTCTTGGCGGTGTCCCTGGCCTCGTTGTTGCGTGGCGGCCCGGTCTACGACTCCGCCCGCGTCGCGGGCTTCGGCTGGACGCTCCTCGCCGCCGGGCTCTCCGGCCTGCTCGTCACCGTGTGGCGGCGGACATACCGGCCCAACGTCGGCTTCCTCGGCATGTCCGACCTCCTCGAACTGGGCGGCGTCGCCGTGTCCACCGTGGTCTCCTGCCTGGTCGTGTTCGCCTTCAGCGGCAAGTCCCCCGCCAGCGGCCACTTGGCGATGTCGTTCCTCGCCGGGTTCTTCTCCTACACGTTCCTCGTCGCCGTGCGGATGCCCCTCAAGTCGCTGTTCCCGAAGCAGAAGGCCGCCCAGGGCCGCGCCGCCCTCATCGTCGGGGCGGGAGGGGCCGGGGACATCCTTTTCCGCGAACTCAGGGCCTCCACCAACCACGGGCTCCGAGTGCTCGGCTTTGTCGATGACGACCCCAAAAAGATCGGCGGCCGGATGCACGGCCTCCCCGTCTACGGCCCCTTGACCCTGGTCAAGCGGCTCGTCGACGACCTCGGCGTCACCGACATCCTCGTCGCCGTCCCCAGCGCCAGCCCGTCCGACCAGCAAAGGCTCCTCGCCGCCTGTGCCGCCACCGGGGCGCGGGTGCGCATGATGCCGTCGATCTCGATGCTCGTCGCCGGCGACCGGGAGATGCTCCCCATCATGCGCCGGGTGGACGTCGAAGACCTGCTCCAACGCCGCAGCGTCGAGACGTCGCCCGCCGTCGCGGCCCGCTACGTCTCGGGCGAGACCGTCCTGATCACCGGCGGCGGCGGGTCGATCGGTTCCGAACTCGCCCGCCAGGTCGCCGCCCTCTCCCCCGCCAACCTCGTCCTCCTCGGCAAAGGCGAGAACTCGATCTTCGAGATCGAGCAAGAGCTGCGCCACCAGGGCCTCTTCATCCCCACCCCGGTCATCTGCGACGTGCGCGACCGCCAGGCCGTCGAGACCGTGTTCCGCCAGTTCCGCCCCACCATCGTCTTCCATGCCGCCGCCCACAAACACGTCCCCCTCATGGAGGCCATGCCTGTCGAGGCCGTCCGGAACAACGTCTTCGGCACTCTGAACCTGGCCGAGGCCGCCGTCCGCCACGGGGTCAAGCGGTTCATCCTCGTCAGCACCGACAAAGCCGTGAACCCAGGCAACGTCATGGGCGCGACCAAACGGGTCGCCGAAATGGTCGTCGGGGCGATGTCCGAGCGCAGTGACACCCGCTTCGCCGCCGTGCGCTTCGGCAACGTCCTCGGCAGCCGGGGCTCCCTCATCCCCATCCTGCGCAAGCAGATCGAACGGGGCGGGCCGGTCACCATCACCCACCCGGACATGACCCGCTACTTCATGACGATCCCCGAGGCGGCCCAACTCATCGTCCAGGCCGGCGCGGCGGGGAGCAATGGCGACGTCTTCATCCTCGACATGGGCGAGCCCGTCAAGATCATCGACGTCGCCTACGACCTTGTCCGCAAGCACGGGCTGGAGCCCGGGCGTGACATCGAGATCAAATACATCGGCGTGCGCCCCGGCGAAAAGATGCACGAGGAACTCAGCTACGCCGCCGAAGAGATCACCCCGTGCGAGAACCCCAAGATACTGCGCGTCAGCGACCCCAACACGACCGGGTGGGCTGTCCTGCGCCCCCAACTCGACATGCTCGCCGGACTGTGCGACGAGGGCGACGCCGACCGCGTCCGCGCCTTTTTGCTGGACTTGGCCTGGGGCAAGAACCTGCCCCCCGTCGAGACGCAAAGCCCGTCCTAG
- a CDS encoding Gfo/Idh/MocA family oxidoreductase — translation MATRVGVWGTGSIGSRHLRVLRSLPDVTPVAVPTRAERVAFWEEQGYAATADWRTAGLDALVLATDTGRHAADLATLGRLPVLAEKPLFADYTDELARQFAARPGLYVGCCLRFHPAVGAFRAALPAREGLQSAHVSCETDLSAWRPDRPYQDAYSGQAGQGGALRELIHEVDLAGWLFGWPSAVTGSVEHHWRIEIPDETWAYYADEPGATVRVRLDLAAEETKRGVHATWHGFGSLTLDLVKGTVHRAQGTSLETVFDRPVDRDEMYRRQAEAFVNAVRGDGDPGVLATGAEGLRALAVVEAVRSSSATGRPTPVPWPDLSTPSSP, via the coding sequence GTGGCGACGCGGGTGGGAGTTTGGGGGACTGGTTCGATCGGTTCCCGCCATCTCAGGGTGCTCCGCTCCCTTCCCGACGTGACCCCGGTCGCCGTGCCGACCCGCGCGGAACGGGTCGCCTTCTGGGAAGAGCAAGGCTACGCCGCCACCGCCGACTGGCGCACCGCCGGGCTTGACGCCCTCGTCCTGGCCACCGACACCGGACGTCACGCCGCCGACCTGGCCACCTTGGGCCGTCTGCCTGTCTTGGCGGAGAAGCCGCTCTTCGCCGACTACACCGACGAGTTGGCCCGTCAGTTCGCCGCCCGCCCCGGCCTCTACGTCGGTTGTTGCCTGCGCTTCCACCCTGCCGTCGGCGCGTTCCGGGCGGCCCTGCCCGCCCGGGAGGGACTGCAGTCCGCCCATGTCTCGTGCGAGACCGACCTTTCGGCGTGGCGGCCCGACCGACCCTACCAGGACGCCTACTCCGGCCAGGCCGGACAAGGCGGGGCGCTGCGCGAGCTGATCCACGAGGTGGACTTGGCCGGTTGGCTTTTTGGATGGCCCTCCGCCGTGACGGGAAGCGTCGAGCACCACTGGCGGATCGAGATCCCCGACGAGACGTGGGCGTACTACGCGGACGAGCCCGGCGCGACGGTCCGGGTCAGGCTCGACCTCGCCGCGGAAGAGACCAAGCGGGGCGTCCATGCGACTTGGCATGGCTTCGGGTCTTTGACCCTCGACCTGGTGAAGGGGACCGTCCACCGGGCGCAAGGCACGAGCCTCGAAACGGTGTTTGACCGTCCCGTCGACCGGGACGAGATGTACCGGCGTCAGGCCGAGGCGTTTGTCAACGCGGTACGGGGCGACGGTGACCCCGGCGTCCTCGCGACCGGTGCCGAAGGTCTCCGGGCCTTGGCTGTCGTCGAGGCGGTACGATCCAGTTCGGCGACCGGCCGCCCAACTCCCGTGCCATGGCCCGACCTCTCCACCCCGTCCTCGCCCTGA
- a CDS encoding acylneuraminate cytidylyltransferase family protein yields the protein MARPLHPVLALIPARGGSKGLPGKNIRPLAGRPLLAHSVALAKMCPAVAEVVCSTDSEEIAAVAREAGASVPWLRPDSLSGDTAAMWPVVRHALENTPGDFGSVLLLDPTSPGRVPEDIAASVRRLEADDAADGVVGVSEPEFNPIWHCVVERDGRMADLVPEGRTYTRRQDLPRVFRINASLYLWRADFVRSCDNWRDGHMLLHEIPESRAIHIDTIDEFDAASRAIAEGRVTLPWLAR from the coding sequence ATGGCCCGACCTCTCCACCCCGTCCTCGCCCTGATCCCCGCCCGCGGCGGAAGCAAAGGGTTGCCCGGCAAGAACATCCGCCCGCTCGCGGGCCGACCCTTGCTCGCCCACTCTGTCGCCCTCGCCAAGATGTGCCCCGCCGTCGCCGAAGTGGTCTGCAGCACCGACTCGGAGGAGATCGCCGCCGTCGCCCGTGAGGCCGGGGCCAGTGTGCCCTGGCTCCGCCCGGACAGCCTGAGCGGCGACACCGCCGCCATGTGGCCGGTGGTCCGCCATGCTCTGGAGAACACCCCCGGCGACTTTGGGTCTGTCCTGCTCCTGGACCCAACGAGCCCCGGGCGCGTGCCCGAGGACATCGCCGCCTCGGTCCGTCGGCTGGAGGCCGACGACGCCGCCGACGGCGTGGTCGGCGTGTCCGAGCCCGAGTTCAACCCGATCTGGCACTGCGTGGTCGAGCGTGACGGCCGCATGGCCGACCTCGTGCCTGAGGGACGGACGTACACGCGACGGCAAGACTTGCCGAGGGTGTTCCGCATCAACGCTTCCTTGTACCTGTGGCGCGCCGACTTCGTCCGGTCATGCGACAACTGGCGTGACGGGCACATGCTCCTGCACGAGATCCCCGAGTCACGGGCGATCCACATCGACACGATCGACGAGTTCGACGCCGCCTCGCGGGCCATTGCGGAGGGACGGGTCACTCTCCCGTGGTTGGCCCGATGA